In one Thermodesulfobium acidiphilum genomic region, the following are encoded:
- the uppP gene encoding undecaprenyl-diphosphatase UppP — translation MNIIHAIILGIVEGLLEFLPVSAAGNLTLVGRLLSIPSSDFIKIYEIVMQLGAVIAVLILYAKRLLVDHETVKKVIVAFIPTGIIGLLVYKIVKNFLLYNDTITVFSLIIGGIIILLVEYKKIKPSTLNISNISYKQAIAIGFIQTLAFIPGVSRSGATIVGAMLLGIERKAAVEFSFLLAIPTILAAGSYALLKDHSALTGPNLLPMAVSFITALIFAIISVKTFLKFISTNNLKPFGFYRIIVGVLYSVFR, via the coding sequence ATGAATATTATACATGCTATTATACTGGGCATTGTCGAAGGTCTACTAGAATTTCTGCCTGTCTCTGCAGCTGGAAACCTTACTCTTGTTGGAAGACTCTTATCAATCCCATCATCTGATTTTATAAAAATTTATGAAATTGTTATGCAGTTAGGTGCAGTTATTGCGGTACTAATTTTATACGCAAAAAGACTTTTGGTTGATCATGAAACTGTAAAAAAGGTAATTGTAGCCTTTATTCCTACAGGAATTATCGGGCTGCTCGTTTATAAAATAGTTAAAAACTTTCTTTTATATAACGATACAATAACAGTATTTTCTCTCATTATCGGCGGCATAATCATACTTCTGGTCGAATACAAGAAGATTAAACCTTCTACTCTAAATATTTCAAATATTAGCTACAAGCAAGCTATAGCAATTGGATTTATCCAAACCCTTGCATTTATACCCGGAGTATCACGTTCTGGAGCTACAATTGTAGGTGCAATGCTACTTGGCATAGAAAGAAAGGCAGCAGTAGAATTTTCTTTCTTACTTGCTATTCCTACAATCCTAGCAGCAGGTTCATACGCGTTATTAAAGGATCACTCAGCTCTTACAGGGCCAAATCTTTTACCAATGGCAGTTAGCTTTATAACAGCTCTGATATTCGCAATAATTTCAGTAAAAACCTTTTTAAAATTCATCTCAACCAACAACCTAAAACCGTTTGGATTTTATAGAATAATAGTTGGGGTGCTTTACTCGGTCTTTAGATAA
- the chrA gene encoding chromate efflux transporter, with amino-acid sequence MKSLDTPKFTSPDLKEIFKTFLYLGLTAFGGLLMIVNINKKIVKEKQWFSDKEFLDGLALCQTIPGATIIQLCSYIGLKLQGISGAAVSLVGFMAPSFLFIIFFSYFYILTKGSDFTKDIFMNLQTVVVALMIQASFVIGKMNIKNSKSFLIAIIGTILFWLKFSSFMTIFLSAILGLFLFNNIKVNLKQDSTVEGRYVVFKNLKSILFMFLILTSVLLFSFFYNKHLYNLSSSFVKISIVSFGSGYSGTSLMFKEIVEKYHLISPQTFLDGMIFGRVTPGPGMVSVFIGFVTFGILGAVIAMISIYLPALIVLITVEPIFSKLKNFWIFQRIIMSILSSFVGLLINVTFTFATLISWDIKQFVILVASFTALSLKVSPLWVILTTAIVSIVLNVFMMIHI; translated from the coding sequence TTGAAATCTTTAGATACTCCTAAATTTACATCTCCAGATTTAAAGGAGATATTCAAGACTTTCTTATATCTCGGATTGACTGCTTTTGGCGGTTTGCTGATGATTGTAAATATAAATAAAAAGATTGTTAAAGAAAAACAGTGGTTTAGCGATAAGGAATTTCTAGATGGGTTAGCTCTTTGTCAGACTATTCCTGGTGCTACTATAATTCAGCTTTGCAGTTATATTGGGCTGAAGTTGCAAGGAATTTCTGGCGCAGCTGTTAGTCTTGTCGGTTTTATGGCGCCTTCATTTTTGTTTATTATCTTTTTCTCTTATTTTTATATCCTTACAAAGGGTTCAGACTTTACAAAGGACATATTTATGAATCTTCAAACGGTGGTAGTTGCATTGATGATTCAAGCTTCCTTTGTTATTGGAAAAATGAATATCAAGAACTCAAAGTCTTTTCTAATAGCTATAATTGGCACGATACTTTTTTGGCTAAAATTCAGCTCATTTATGACAATTTTTCTTTCAGCTATCTTAGGACTTTTCCTTTTTAACAATATTAAAGTAAATTTAAAACAAGATAGCACTGTTGAAGGTAGATATGTTGTATTTAAAAATTTGAAATCGATTTTATTTATGTTCTTAATTTTAACATCAGTACTTTTATTTTCATTTTTCTATAACAAACATCTTTATAATCTTTCATCTTCGTTTGTCAAAATAAGCATAGTATCTTTTGGAAGCGGTTATTCTGGGACATCACTGATGTTTAAAGAGATAGTAGAAAAATATCACCTGATTTCTCCTCAAACCTTTCTCGATGGCATGATATTTGGAAGAGTTACTCCAGGTCCTGGTATGGTATCGGTATTTATAGGGTTTGTGACATTCGGAATTTTAGGTGCAGTAATTGCAATGATTAGCATCTATCTGCCTGCCTTGATTGTCCTCATCACAGTAGAGCCTATATTTAGCAAATTGAAAAATTTCTGGATATTCCAGAGGATAATTATGAGCATATTGAGCTCATTTGTAGGATTATTGATAAACGTTACCTTTACCTTTGCGACTTTGATTAGTTGGGATATAAAGCAATTTGTTATATTGGTAGCTTCATTTACTGCACTATCATTAAAAGTTAGCCCTTTATGGGTAATTCTTACTACTGCGATAGTCAGTATTGTGTTAAATGTTTTTATGATGATTCATATTTAG
- a CDS encoding glycosyltransferase family 2 protein, with protein MNHEITLGIVVPVYNEGDNILKTLSEIKNKIKSYNRIYIVYDFDEDTTLKALKSVNLGDYKVSLLRNKYGKGALNAIKTGIEESTEDAVLVVMADLSDDLSVTDKMFDLIRNGYDVVCGSRYMKGGAQLGGPKLKGLLSRLAGISLHYLTGIPTHDVTNSFKMYSRNALKRINIESTGGFEIGMEITVKTFLNGGKITEVPSTWKDRSEGKSNFKLFRWLPKYIKWYVYAVLKRYF; from the coding sequence TTGAACCATGAAATAACCTTAGGAATTGTAGTCCCCGTTTACAACGAAGGGGACAACATCCTTAAAACGTTAAGCGAAATAAAGAATAAGATAAAGTCATACAACAGAATCTACATCGTATATGACTTTGATGAGGATACTACCCTAAAGGCACTAAAAAGCGTTAATTTAGGTGATTACAAAGTATCTCTCTTGAGAAATAAATACGGCAAAGGTGCTCTAAATGCCATAAAGACAGGTATAGAGGAGTCTACTGAAGATGCAGTCCTGGTAGTGATGGCAGATCTCTCTGATGACTTATCTGTAACAGATAAGATGTTTGACCTAATAAGAAATGGATATGACGTGGTTTGCGGCTCAAGGTATATGAAAGGCGGTGCTCAACTTGGAGGTCCAAAGCTTAAAGGCCTTCTATCGAGATTGGCAGGCATCAGCCTTCATTACCTTACAGGCATACCTACCCACGACGTAACAAACAGCTTCAAGATGTACAGCAGGAATGCCTTAAAAAGGATAAATATAGAGAGTACTGGTGGCTTTGAGATAGGTATGGAGATTACTGTAAAGACCTTCTTAAATGGCGGAAAGATAACTGAAGTTCCTTCTACCTGGAAAGATAGATCTGAGGGCAAATCTAACTTTAAGCTCTTTAGATGGCTTCCAAAATATATTAAGTGGTATGTGTATGCAGTGCTTAAAAGATATTTTTAA
- a CDS encoding NAD-dependent epimerase/dehydratase family protein, which translates to MKILVTGSAGFVGGYLVEELLNNGHEVVGIDNFSKYGELSKSYDTNSKYRLVKGDVKNTELLKELISDCDQVVAGAAMIGGIPYFHKFAYDLLAENERIIASTFDAAIWAFKNKKLKKINVLSSSMVFENTSVFPTPEGEERKCPPPSSTYGFQKLACEYFAQGAWEQYRLPYTIIRPFNCIGIGERRALSDESVMSGNVKLAMSHVVPDLVQKVLKGQDPLHILGSGNQLRHYTYGGDLARGIRYCIESENAVNEDFNISTAKAHTVLELAQIIWKKIHGNSKPFRYVSDEPFPYDVQKRSPDVSKAKRLLNFEAKVTLEEALDEIIPWIKKQIELGKV; encoded by the coding sequence ATGAAGATACTTGTAACTGGATCTGCTGGTTTTGTAGGAGGATATCTTGTAGAAGAGCTTTTGAACAACGGCCATGAGGTAGTAGGAATAGATAACTTTTCAAAATACGGTGAGCTATCTAAAAGCTATGATACAAATTCAAAGTATAGGCTTGTAAAAGGAGACGTAAAGAATACAGAACTCTTAAAGGAGCTAATCTCTGACTGCGATCAGGTGGTAGCAGGAGCTGCTATGATAGGAGGCATACCATATTTTCACAAGTTTGCATACGATCTCTTGGCTGAAAACGAAAGGATTATAGCATCTACCTTTGACGCTGCTATATGGGCATTTAAAAACAAGAAATTAAAGAAGATAAACGTACTTTCATCCTCTATGGTATTTGAAAACACATCGGTATTTCCTACTCCAGAGGGAGAAGAGAGAAAGTGTCCGCCTCCATCTTCCACATACGGCTTTCAGAAACTTGCATGCGAATACTTTGCTCAGGGAGCATGGGAACAATACAGACTCCCATACACCATTATCAGGCCCTTTAACTGCATTGGAATAGGGGAGAGAAGAGCTCTTTCAGATGAGAGCGTTATGTCTGGCAACGTAAAACTTGCTATGAGCCACGTAGTCCCAGATCTGGTCCAAAAGGTCCTAAAGGGCCAAGATCCCCTTCACATACTTGGTAGTGGAAATCAACTCAGACACTATACCTATGGAGGAGACCTTGCAAGGGGTATCAGATATTGCATTGAAAGCGAAAATGCCGTAAACGAGGACTTTAACATATCTACCGCTAAAGCTCACACTGTACTTGAACTGGCTCAGATTATCTGGAAAAAGATCCATGGCAATTCAAAACCCTTCAGATATGTATCAGATGAGCCATTTCCATACGACGTTCAGAAGAGATCTCCTGACGTATCAAAGGCAAAGAGGCTTCTAAACTTTGAGGCCAAGGTAACCCTGGAAGAGGCCTTAGACGAGATAATCCCATGGATAAAAAAACAAATTGAGCTGGGTAAGGTCTAA